From the genome of Sulfitobacter sp. DSM 110093, one region includes:
- a CDS encoding iron ABC transporter permease, whose translation MSVAQQNGGSRSEARLLSAILIVAICLTLAPVLRLFVEGVTDQGSPSLTLMRDVLAQASTLSALKHSLVTAGFGTLVSLVLGAAFAFLVALTDLRAKAALVFCLMIPMMIPPQITALSWTQIMGPSSVLLKTLGIAPPLGAPQPLYSPQGIIFLLGIQHMSIIFLTLRAGLRSIPQDVVEAARISGAKGLRTWWQVVMPLTLPSLAAGTAITFVTALGNFGIPAMLGIPAGYATLPTLVYQKLAGMGTTVLAEVSVLAMLIGAVAVAGILLQRLCQSRQRLHLVGSTSRPLALPLGAARLPVEITLWAVVFAILVLPMFGLLATSLVPAYGVTLRFDTVTLVSWYEVLFRQPVTSRAFANSFGLAAGASAVLVMICLPLAWLMERRKTRLARLFDSLLDLPYALPGVVLSIAMILLLIKLPFTEATLYGTIWIIFLAYLARFFAVMFRPVQASLKQFDPAMDEAAQSVGASLYRRLRDVIFPLSAPAAAAGAILVFLTAFNELTVSALLWSSGTETLGVVIFNLDDSGETGMASALAMTIVFVVIVLMALIQLSSRRFPKGVVPWQT comes from the coding sequence ATGAGTGTCGCGCAACAAAATGGAGGCAGCCGGTCCGAGGCCCGGCTGCTCTCTGCCATTCTGATCGTCGCGATTTGCCTGACGCTCGCCCCGGTTCTGCGCCTGTTTGTCGAAGGCGTCACCGATCAGGGCAGTCCCAGCCTGACCCTTATGCGCGATGTGCTGGCACAAGCCTCTACTTTGAGCGCGTTGAAACATTCGCTGGTCACGGCGGGCTTTGGCACTTTGGTATCGCTGGTGCTTGGCGCGGCCTTTGCCTTTCTCGTGGCGCTGACGGATCTGCGGGCCAAAGCGGCTTTGGTCTTTTGTTTGATGATCCCGATGATGATCCCGCCGCAGATCACCGCACTGTCATGGACCCAGATTATGGGGCCGTCGTCGGTCTTACTAAAAACACTGGGCATCGCCCCCCCGCTTGGCGCGCCGCAGCCACTTTATTCGCCGCAAGGGATCATCTTCCTTTTGGGCATCCAGCATATGTCGATCATCTTCCTGACCCTGCGCGCGGGTCTGCGGTCTATCCCCCAAGACGTGGTTGAGGCCGCCCGCATCAGCGGTGCCAAAGGGCTGCGTACATGGTGGCAGGTCGTGATGCCACTGACCTTGCCCAGTCTGGCGGCGGGCACGGCGATTACCTTTGTGACTGCACTTGGCAACTTTGGCATTCCCGCGATGCTGGGCATTCCCGCAGGCTATGCGACGCTACCGACGCTGGTCTATCAAAAGCTGGCTGGCATGGGGACAACCGTCCTGGCCGAGGTTTCGGTTCTGGCGATGCTGATCGGGGCGGTCGCCGTGGCGGGCATCTTATTGCAGCGCCTATGCCAGTCTCGTCAGAGATTGCATCTTGTGGGCAGTACCTCCCGCCCGTTGGCCCTGCCCTTGGGCGCGGCCCGCCTACCGGTTGAGATAACTCTGTGGGCCGTGGTCTTTGCCATCCTCGTACTGCCGATGTTCGGCCTATTGGCGACGTCATTGGTACCTGCCTATGGCGTGACTTTGCGCTTTGACACGGTGACGCTTGTATCATGGTACGAGGTGTTATTCCGCCAACCCGTAACATCGCGGGCCTTTGCCAATTCCTTTGGCCTAGCGGCGGGGGCCTCTGCCGTTTTGGTGATGATCTGCCTGCCCCTAGCGTGGCTGATGGAGCGGCGCAAAACGCGACTTGCGCGGCTTTTCGACAGCCTGCTTGATCTGCCCTACGCGCTGCCGGGTGTTGTCCTGTCGATTGCGATGATCTTGCTGCTGATCAAGCTGCCTTTCACCGAAGCAACGCTCTACGGCACCATCTGGATCATTTTTCTGGCCTATCTCGCGCGGTTCTTCGCGGTGATGTTCCGCCCGGTTCAGGCAAGCCTGAAGCAGTTCGATCCTGCTATGGATGAGGCCGCGCAATCGGTTGGTGCCTCACTCTACCGGCGGCTGCGCGATGTGATCTTTCCGCTTTCGGCCCCAGCGGCAGCGGCGGGGGCGATCCTTGTGTTTCTCACCGCGTTTAACGAACTCACGGTTTCCGCGCTCTTGTGGTCTTCGGGCACCGAGACATTGGGCGTGGTGATTTTCAACCTCGATGACAGTGGCGAAACCGGCATGGCCAGCGCGTTGGCGATGACCATCGTCTTTGTGGTCATCGTCCTCATGGCGCTGATCCAACTGTCTTCCCGTCGCTTTCCCAAAGGAGTTGTCCCATGGCAGACATAG
- a CDS encoding ABC transporter ATP-binding protein — translation MADIDLSSVGKTFAGTPALQDITTRFDDGEFIALLGPSGCGKTTLLRILAGFEAPSSGQLRIGTREMANAQTGVNLPPEERNIGFVFQSYALWPHMSVRRNVSYPLEIRRFSKSEVARQTDAALASTGLEAYADRMPSDLSGGQRQRVALARCLVSDPCAVLLDEPLANLDVALRATMQGVFTDFHKRTGATMVYVTHDQAEAMAMANRIAVMDQGRIQQFDTPQTLYERPKNRFVAEFVGRGTVVPVQEVTQAGGARQARILGAEIAVQSARAETQVSHVCLRPENLTISESGDLRSKVARVTYMGGKYLLETVTDCGARLFAETRARFDVGAQLGLTITTPWAFSED, via the coding sequence ATGGCAGACATAGACCTGTCCTCGGTCGGCAAGACATTCGCAGGCACCCCTGCGCTACAAGACATCACAACCCGGTTCGACGATGGCGAATTTATCGCGCTTTTGGGGCCGTCGGGCTGTGGCAAGACCACCCTTCTGCGCATCTTGGCGGGGTTTGAGGCGCCCAGCAGCGGTCAACTCCGCATCGGCACCCGCGAAATGGCCAATGCTCAAACAGGGGTGAACCTGCCCCCCGAAGAGCGCAACATCGGCTTTGTGTTTCAGTCCTACGCGCTCTGGCCGCATATGTCGGTGCGGCGCAACGTGTCCTACCCGCTTGAAATCCGCAGGTTCTCCAAGTCAGAGGTTGCCAGACAGACCGATGCGGCGCTCGCCTCGACGGGGCTTGAGGCCTACGCCGACCGGATGCCCTCTGACCTTTCGGGCGGACAGCGGCAACGGGTGGCCTTGGCGCGATGTCTGGTCTCTGATCCCTGCGCTGTGCTGCTGGATGAGCCCTTGGCCAACCTTGATGTGGCGCTGCGGGCCACGATGCAGGGCGTCTTTACCGATTTCCACAAACGCACCGGGGCCACGATGGTCTATGTCACCCATGACCAAGCCGAAGCCATGGCGATGGCCAACCGGATCGCGGTGATGGATCAGGGCCGTATTCAGCAGTTCGACACGCCGCAAACCCTCTATGAACGGCCCAAAAACCGCTTTGTCGCCGAATTTGTCGGGCGCGGGACCGTGGTGCCGGTGCAAGAGGTCACGCAGGCCGGAGGGGCGAGGCAGGCGCGGATACTGGGGGCCGAAATTGCGGTTCAATCAGCACGCGCCGAGACGCAGGTCAGTCACGTCTGCTTGCGCCCCGAAAACCTGACCATCTCTGAGAGTGGCGATCTGCGCAGCAAGGTCGCGCGGGTCACCTATATGGGCGGCAAATACCTTTTGGAAACAGTCACCGACTGCGGCGCGCGTCTGTTTGCAGAAACCCGCGCCCGCTTTGACGTTGGCGCACAATTGGGCCTGACAATCACCACCCCTTGGGCCTTTTCAGAGGATTAA